Below is a window of Escherichia coli DSM 30083 = JCM 1649 = ATCC 11775 DNA.
TCACCGCTGGCAAACATAATAAACTCGCCTGCTGGGGGCTGGGTTAAGTCTTTGTCTGACATGTCGCCTCCGAAGGAGTGTTGTTGACGTCGGGAGAGTTCAGGAGAGGCATTTTGGCGGAAGATCACAGGAGTCGAACCTGCCCGGGACCGCTGGCGGCCCCAACTGGATTTGAAGTCCAGCCGCCTCACCGGAGACGACGATCTTCCGCGCCTCGATTGCTACATGGAGGCGGGGCGCATTATAGCTACTTCCTTGAGTTTCTACATCCCCCAGATCAGTTTTTTCCGCCTAATACACGCAGCGTATTATCACAAAAGCATTATAGTTCATATAAAACTCATATTTTACAATGATATATGAGCGAAATTAACGCTACCACGATCACATAAAACAAGAATCATAAATTAATAACCAGATATCGGAATATTCGCTCTCGCAGGGATGGTTTACAAAATGCGTTATCGGTCTCAGCACCCCTATAGCATCAAGGAAAAGCAGATGAAGAGTGAAGTGTTGTCCGTTAAAGAGAAAATTGGTTATGGCATGGGAGACGCCGCCAGCCACATTATTTTCGATAACGTAATGTTATATATGATGTTCTTTTATACCGATATTTTTGGCATTCCTGCCGGATTTGTCGGAACCATGTTTTTGGTCGCTCGTGCACTGGATGCGATTTCCGATCCTTGCATGGGGTTGTTGGCCGATCGAACGCGCTCTCGCTGGGGTAAATTTCGGCCGTGGGTGCTGTTTGGCGCACTGCCATTCGGGATCGTCTGTGTACTGGCCTATAGCACGCCAGATCTCAGTATGAACGGAAAAATGATTTATGCAGCAATTACTTACACCCTACTTACCTTACTTTATACCATCGTCAATATCCCTTACTGCGCATTGGGTGGTGTAATCACCAATGACCCGACTCAGCGTATCTCGCTGCAATCCTGGCGTTTTGTGCTGGCGACCGCGGGAGGCATGCTCTCTACTGTTCTGATGATGCCACTGGTTAATTTAATTGGTGGTGATAATAAACCACTCGGTTTCCAGGGCGGTATCGCGGTCCTTTCCGTGGTGGCATTTATGATGCTGGCATTCTGTTTCTTCACCACTAAAGAACGCGTTGAAGCACCACCTACAACGACGTCTATGCGGGATGATTTACGTGATATCTGGCAAAACGACCAGTGGCGTATTGTCGGTTTCCTGACCATTTTCAATATCCTGGCGGTGTGCGTACGCGGTGGGGCGATGATGTATTACGTCACATGGATTTTGGGCACGCCGGAAGTATTTGTCGCTTTTCTCACCACTTATTGCGTGGGTAACCTGATTGGTTCCGCACTGGCGAAACCGCTGACCGACTGGAAATGTAAAGTCACTATCTTCTGGTGGACGAACGCCCTGCTGGCAGTGATTAGCCTCGCGATGTTCTTTGTTCCTATGCAGGCCAGCATCACCATGTTTGTCTTCATCTTCGTGATTGGTGTGTTGCATCAACTGGTGACACCTATCCAGTGGGTAATGATGTCCGATACCGTCGACTACGGCGAGTGGTGCAATGGTAAACGCCTGACCGGGATCAGTTTTGCTGGCACGCTGTTTGTGCTCAAACTGGGGTTGGCCTTCGGTGGTGCCCTTATCGGCTGGATGCTGGCTTATGGCGGATATGATGCGGCAGAAAAAGCGCAGAACAGCGTCACAATTAGCATCATTATCGCGCTATTCACGATTGTTCCGGCGATCTGTTACTTGCTGAGCGCGATTATCGCTAAACGCTACTACTCGCTCACGACGCACAATCTGAAAACCGTTATGGAACAGCTGGCGCAGGGCAAACGCCGTTGCCAGCAACAATTCACCTCTCAAGAAGTGCAGAACTAAGGAACGGCAATGAAAATTAGCGACGGAAACTGGTTGATTCAACCTGGCCTCAATTTGATTCACCCGCTTCAGGTGTTCGAGGTTGAACAGCAGGATAATGAAATGGTGGTCTATGCTGCCCCTCGTGATGTGCGTGAACGTACCTGGCAGCTTGATACGCCTTTATTTACGCTGCGCTTTTTCTCCCCACAGGAAGGTATTGTCGGTGTACGGATTGAGCATTTTCAGGGGGCGCTGAATAACGGTCCTCATTACCCGCTCAATATTTTGCAGGACGTGAAGGTCACTATCGAAAACACAGAACGTTACGCTGAGTTTAAAAGTGGCAACTTAAGTGCGCGTGTCAGCAAAGGTGAGTTCTGGTCACTGGATTTTCTGCGCAACGGCGAACGTATTACCGGTAGTCAGGTGAAAAATAACGGCTACGTGCAGGACACGAATAATCAACGGAATTATATGTTTGAACGGCTTGATCTTGGCGTTGGCGAAACAGTTTACGGCCTGGGAGAGCGCTTTACTGCCCTGGTGCGCAATGGTCAGACGGTAGAAACCTGGAACCGGGACGGCGGCACAAGTACTGAACAGGCGTATAAAAATATCCCGTTTTATATGACTAACCGTGGTTATGGGGTACTGGTCAATCATCCTCAATGCGTCTCTTTTGAAGTGGGATCAGAGAAAGTCTCCAAAGTACAGTTCAGCGTTGAGAGTGAATATCTCGAATACTTTGTTATCGACGGCCCGACGCCGAAAGCGGTACTTGATCGTTATACCCGTTTTACTGGCCGTCCGGCGCTGCCGCCCGCGTGGTCCTTCGGTCTGTGGCTAACCACTTCATTTACCACCAACTACGACGAAGCGACGGTAAACAGCTTTATCGATGGTATGGCGGAACGCAATCTGCCGCTGCATGTTTTCCACTTTGACTGTTTCTGGATGAAAGCCTTCCAGTGGTGCGATTTTGAGTGGGACCCGCTGACTTTTCCGGACCCGGAAGGGATGATCCGCCGTCTGAAAGCGAAAGGGCTGAAAATCTGCGTCTGGATTAACCCCTATATTGGGCAAAAATCCCCCGTCTTTAAAGAGTTACAAGAGAAAGGTTATTTACTCAAACGCCCGGACGGTTCGCTGTGGCAGTGGGATAAATGGCAGCCAGGTCTGGCGATTTATGACTTTACCAATCCGGATGCCTGCAAATGGTACGCCGACAAACTGAAAGGTCTGGTCGCGATGGGCGTTGATTGCTTTAAGACCGACTTTGGCGAACGTATTCCAACCGATGTTCAGTGGTTTGATGGTTCCGATCCGCAGAAAATGCATAACCATTATGCGTACATCTACAACGAACTGGTGTGGAACGTGCTCAAGGACACCGTTGGTGAGGAAGAAGCCGTCTTGTTTGCCCGCTCGGCCTCCGTTGGTGCGCAGAAATTTCCGGTACACTGGGGTGGCGACTGTTACGCTAACTACGAATCAATGGCGGAAAGCCTGCGCGGTGGTTTGTCTATTGGCCTTTCAGGTTTTGGCTTCTGGAGCCACGATATCGGCGGCTTTGAAAATACCGCTCCGGCGCACGTTTACAAACGCTGGTGCGCGTTTGGTTTGCTTTCCAGCCATAGCCGTTTACATGGCAGCAAATCTTATCGTGTGCCGTGGGCCTACGATGATGAGTCCTGTGATGTGGTGCGCTTCTTCACGCAACTGAAATGCCGCATGATGCCGTATCTGTATCGTGAAGCTGCACGTGCAAACGCCCGGGGTACGCCGATGATGCGGGCCATGATGATGGAGTTCCCGGACGATCCGGCTTGTGATTACCTTGACCGTCAATATATGTTAGGCGACAACGTGATGGTTGCGCCTGTGTTCACAGAAGCGGGCGATGTGCAGTTCTACCTGCCGGAAGGTCGCTGGACACACCTGTGGCACAACGATGAACTCGACGGTAGTCGCTGGCATAAACAGCAGCACAGCTTCCTGAGTCTGCCCGTTTATGTGCGTGATAGCACCCTACTGGCGCTGGGCAACAACGATCAACGTCCCGATTACGCGTGGCACGAAGGTACGGCATTCCACCTCTTTAATCTGCAAGACGGGCATGAAGCCGTCTGTGAAGTGCCCGATGCTGACGGTTCGGTGATCTTTACTTTAAAAGCAGCACGTACTGGCAACACGATTACTGTGACTGGTACGGGCGAGGCGAAGAACTGGACACTGTGCTTGCGCAATATTGTGAAAGTAAATGGTCTGCAAGGCGGTTCGCAGGCTGAAAGTGAGCAGGGACTGGTGGTGACTCCTCAAGGGAATGCGCTGACAATTACGTTGTAATCTATTGAAGAATGCCGGATACGAATGGTTTTGTGTCGTATCCGGTAAATAATCTCACATCTGGTAATAAATATTTCTTCCATCGTATTTGCGAGCATGATCACGATTATTCATCACGAAAATGTGATCTGTGTTGAAAAATATCCCTTAACCGCCTTGCTTTGTTTTATCACTGTCCGGATTACGGACAGATTTTAGTATTGTTGTGAAATTATTCTGCTTTATATTTACCCTCAGAGATGGCAACTGAAGCTCTTCCATATGGGGCTTCTTAATCTGTGATAAGGGTAAAAAATGCAAATGATTACCTCGCGACAAAACAGATTATTACGATTCCTTTTACCTCGAAGGGAATATACGACTATTGTTACGATTGCCGGCTATTTAAATGTTTCGGAAAAAACCATTCAACGTGATTTACGTTTACTTGAGCAATGGCTGGGACAATGGAGAATAAATGTTGAGAAGCGTGCTGGCGCGGGTGTGATGTTAAGTGCGGAGAATATTGCTGATTTGCTGCATCTTGATCATTTGTTGGTGGCAGAATGTGAAGAGATTGATGGTGTAATGAATAATGCCAGGCGCGTTAAAATAGCGTCGCAGTTATTAAGTGAAACACCGAATGAAACGTCGATCAGTAAATTGTCAGAACGCTACTTTATCAGCGGAGCCTCTATTGTTAATGACCTGAGAGTAATTGAGTCCTGGCTTGCGCCGTTGGGGTTATCGTTGATCCGCAGTCCAAGTGGTACGCATATTGAAGGTAGTGAAGGGCAAGTCCGACAGGCAATGGCATTACTGATTAACGGCATTATTAACCATAATGAGCCGCAAGGTGTCGTGTATTCACGTCTGGATCCCGGAAGCTATAAAGCATTAGTCCATTATTTTGGAGAAGAAGAGGTGTTATTTGTCCAGTCATTGTTACTGGATATGGAAAATGAATTAAGTTGGTCTTTGGGAGAACCTTATTACGTTAACATTTTTACTCACATCCTTATTATGATGTATCGCAACACGCACGGGAATGCGTTATCAAGAGAAGAAGATCAAACCAGACAATATGATGAAAATATCTTTAATGTTGCCAGTCAGATGATTCATAAGATAGAACAACGAATTGCACATACATTGCCCGATGATGAAGTCTGGTTTATTTATCAATATATCATTTCATCAGGTGTGGCGATTGATGGACAAAAAGATGTTAGCATTATTTCACATATGCAGGCCAGCAATGAAGCGCGTCTGATTACCTGGCGTTTAATTACGGTATTCAGTGACATCGTGGACTGCGATTTTAGTGAAGACAGCGCATTATATGATGGCTTATTGGTGCATATTAAGCCGCTGATTAACCGTCTAAATTATCGCATTCATATCCGTAATCCATTGCTGGAAGATATTAAAGCAGAATTAGCGGATGTCTGGCGGTTGACGCAATATGTGGTGAATCAGGTATTTAAAACCTGGGGTGAGAATGCAGTGAGCGAGGATGAAGTGGGTTACCTGACCGTTCATTTTCAGGCTGCGATGGAGCGGCAAATTGCCCGTAAACGTGTATTACTGGTCTGTTCAACCGGAATCGGAACTTCGCATCTACTGAAAAGCCGTATTCTGCGAGCATTTCCTGAATGGACGATTGTTGATGTTATTTCAGCAGCGAATTTATCACAGGTTTTGCCTGACAATATCGAACTGATTATTTCGACCATTAATTTGCCTACAGTCACTATGCCGGTCGCTTATGTTACCGCTTTTTTTAATGATGCCGATATTAAGCGGGTCACTGAAATGGTGATTACGGAAAAATTACATCATGCGACGTCTCGGGTCGTTGAAATTTAATGTCAGAATTTTATGAGGTATGACGAATGGACATAACAAAAATCCTGAATACGAATCGCGTTATTTTAGATATGCAAGCGACGAATAAAGCGGAGGCGATTGAAGAATTAACTAATCTTCTCAAAAAAGATGGTGCGATCGATTGTCGGGAAACCTTTATTAAAGATGTCTGGCAGCGCGAAGCGGAAGGCTCGACTGGTTTTGAAAATCATATTGCGATCCCGCATGGTAAATCTTCAGCTGTGATTAATACTACGCTGGCAATTGGCCGTACCCGCCAGGATATTCCCTGGGAAACGCTGGATGGCAGTAGCGTGCGCTGTATTATTTTATTTGCGGTACGTCTTGAAGATCAAAATACCACCCATATCCGTTTACTTTCCCAGGTCGCGGGCGCGCTGGCGGATGATGACATCATAGAACAATTGTTAGTTGAGACGAGTCCGCAAAAAATCATTGATCTCTTTAGTCAGTATGCACAATCCGATGTCTTCTAAATAACAGGGAGTATGTCATGAATATTGTCTGTGTTGCCGCCTGTACGGCGGGTATTGCTCATACCTATATTGCTCGTGAAAAGTTAATCAAAGGAGCAAAAGCTCTGGGCCATACCATTAAAGTTGAAACCCAGGGAACCATTGGTACAGAAAATGAATTACAGGCGGCAGATATCTCTGCTGCTGACGTCGTGATTCTTGCTGTAGATGTGAAAATAAAAGGAGAAGAACGCTTCACCAATAAACGTATTGTGCGAGTAAAGACAGAGATCGTCATTAAATCGCCCGTTCAATTTCTTGAAAAGGTCGAAAAATCACTGGGAAACAAATGATCCTTATACTGGAGGGATCTTAATATGAAAGAAAATAAAATTCCGGTTTCACAGGAAATTAAAAAACATTTATTAACCGGCATCTCGTGGATGATACCCCTTATTGTGGCCGCCGGGATATGTATTGCGTTGGGGCAAGTTCTTGGCGGTACAGATGTTGGTGAAAAAACAGGAACAATCCCGTGGATGCTTAATCAGATTGGCGGCTGGGGAATGGGGCTGATTGTGCCGCTGATTAGCGCGGCAATTGCCTATTCTATTGCCGATCGTCCCGGATTTGCCCCGGGCCTGATTGTCGGCTTTCTCTGTGGGCAAATCCATACCGGATTTATTGGCGGTATGTTGGGTGGTTTCCTGGTGGGCTACACCATTTTGCTACTTAAACGCTATATCCGCCTGCCGCAGTCGATGCAAGGACTCATGCCAATCATGGTGTTGCCGGTATTAAGCACCATTATCGGTGGGCTGTTAATGATGACGCTGATTGGTAAACCCATCGCCTGGTTACAAGAAGCACTGATTCATTTGCTCGAGTCGATGCAGGGCGGATCGCGCTTCCTGATGGGGGCCATACTTGGCGCGATGGCAACCTTCGATTTCGGTGGTCCGGTCAACAAAACCATGTCGCTGTTTTCCGATGGCTTGCTGGTCAGTGGCGTCTACGGACCAGAAGCCGTGAAATTTGTCGGCTCAATCATCCCTCCGTTTGGCATCACACTTTCGTTCTTACTGACACGCCATAAATACACCCGTGCGGAGCGCGAGGCGCTGAAAGCCGCGTTTCCGATGGGGATCTGCATGATCACTGAAGGAGTCATTCCGATCGCCGCGCGTGACCTGCTGCGAGTAGTGGGATCTTGTGTGGTGGCATCGGCGGTCGCGGGCGGCTTAATCATGGTGTGGGGCGTGGAGAGTCCGGTTCCGCATGGCGGCATGTTTGTTGTGCCTCTGTTCACCCATCCTCTGCTGTTTTGCCTGGCGCTGGGTATAGGCACGGTGATTTGTGGCGTGATGCTTTCACTCTGGAAGAAACCGGTAACGGAACGCGACGAAGAGTTTGACGAACTGAGCGATCAAAAGCTGAAAGATGAAGAGATCACTTTCACCCTCGAATAACCGGAGGCCCTATGTTTGCCGATATGAAAAGTATGGTGATGAAAGCCTGGCATGAACATTACGCCTTGCTGGCGATCAACTGTATGAATCTGGAAAGTGCTCACGCAGCTATCCGCGTGGCGGAGAAGAATCGCGCTCCGATCATTCTCAATCTCTATCAGGGGCATCTGGCGCATTTTCCTGCACCCGTCGCGGCGGCAGTGGTTAAAACGCTCGCGGAATCTGCCTCAGTACCGGTCGCTCTGGCGCTTGATCATGGCAAAAATCCGGACTGTATTCGTCAGGCGTTTCGTGCTGGTTTCAGCGGATTAATGATTGATGCTTCTGCTTTTCCCCTGGAGGAAAACGTGCGCCAGACCAGGGCGGTGGTGGAACTCGCCGCCAGCGCGCAGCTCTGCGTGGAAGGCGAACTGGGCCATCTGGCAGATGCGCCGCGTTACGACCAGGCCGCCAATGCAGACCTGATGACGCAACCCACTGATGTGGAACCGTTTATCGCGCAGACAGGCATTGATCTACTGGCCGTCTCGGTAGGCACGGCGCACGGCATGTACGCGCCTGGCGTTGTACCTGCTATTGATTTTCAGCGTCTGGC
It encodes the following:
- the yicJ gene encoding glycoside-pentoside-hexuronide family transporter; this encodes MKSEVLSVKEKIGYGMGDAASHIIFDNVMLYMMFFYTDIFGIPAGFVGTMFLVARALDAISDPCMGLLADRTRSRWGKFRPWVLFGALPFGIVCVLAYSTPDLSMNGKMIYAAITYTLLTLLYTIVNIPYCALGGVITNDPTQRISLQSWRFVLATAGGMLSTVLMMPLVNLIGGDNKPLGFQGGIAVLSVVAFMMLAFCFFTTKERVEAPPTTTSMRDDLRDIWQNDQWRIVGFLTIFNILAVCVRGGAMMYYVTWILGTPEVFVAFLTTYCVGNLIGSALAKPLTDWKCKVTIFWWTNALLAVISLAMFFVPMQASITMFVFIFVIGVLHQLVTPIQWVMMSDTVDYGEWCNGKRLTGISFAGTLFVLKLGLAFGGALIGWMLAYGGYDAAEKAQNSVTISIIIALFTIVPAICYLLSAIIAKRYYSLTTHNLKTVMEQLAQGKRRCQQQFTSQEVQN
- the yicI gene encoding alpha-xylosidase — encoded protein: MKISDGNWLIQPGLNLIHPLQVFEVEQQDNEMVVYAAPRDVRERTWQLDTPLFTLRFFSPQEGIVGVRIEHFQGALNNGPHYPLNILQDVKVTIENTERYAEFKSGNLSARVSKGEFWSLDFLRNGERITGSQVKNNGYVQDTNNQRNYMFERLDLGVGETVYGLGERFTALVRNGQTVETWNRDGGTSTEQAYKNIPFYMTNRGYGVLVNHPQCVSFEVGSEKVSKVQFSVESEYLEYFVIDGPTPKAVLDRYTRFTGRPALPPAWSFGLWLTTSFTTNYDEATVNSFIDGMAERNLPLHVFHFDCFWMKAFQWCDFEWDPLTFPDPEGMIRRLKAKGLKICVWINPYIGQKSPVFKELQEKGYLLKRPDGSLWQWDKWQPGLAIYDFTNPDACKWYADKLKGLVAMGVDCFKTDFGERIPTDVQWFDGSDPQKMHNHYAYIYNELVWNVLKDTVGEEEAVLFARSASVGAQKFPVHWGGDCYANYESMAESLRGGLSIGLSGFGFWSHDIGGFENTAPAHVYKRWCAFGLLSSHSRLHGSKSYRVPWAYDDESCDVVRFFTQLKCRMMPYLYREAARANARGTPMMRAMMMEFPDDPACDYLDRQYMLGDNVMVAPVFTEAGDVQFYLPEGRWTHLWHNDELDGSRWHKQQHSFLSLPVYVRDSTLLALGNNDQRPDYAWHEGTAFHLFNLQDGHEAVCEVPDADGSVIFTLKAARTGNTITVTGTGEAKNWTLCLRNIVKVNGLQGGSQAESEQGLVVTPQGNALTITL
- a CDS encoding BglG family transcription antiterminator: MQMITSRQNRLLRFLLPRREYTTIVTIAGYLNVSEKTIQRDLRLLEQWLGQWRINVEKRAGAGVMLSAENIADLLHLDHLLVAECEEIDGVMNNARRVKIASQLLSETPNETSISKLSERYFISGASIVNDLRVIESWLAPLGLSLIRSPSGTHIEGSEGQVRQAMALLINGIINHNEPQGVVYSRLDPGSYKALVHYFGEEEVLFVQSLLLDMENELSWSLGEPYYVNIFTHILIMMYRNTHGNALSREEDQTRQYDENIFNVASQMIHKIEQRIAHTLPDDEVWFIYQYIISSGVAIDGQKDVSIISHMQASNEARLITWRLITVFSDIVDCDFSEDSALYDGLLVHIKPLINRLNYRIHIRNPLLEDIKAELADVWRLTQYVVNQVFKTWGENAVSEDEVGYLTVHFQAAMERQIARKRVLLVCSTGIGTSHLLKSRILRAFPEWTIVDVISAANLSQVLPDNIELIISTINLPTVTMPVAYVTAFFNDADIKRVTEMVITEKLHHATSRVVEI
- a CDS encoding PTS sugar transporter subunit IIA, with product MDITKILNTNRVILDMQATNKAEAIEELTNLLKKDGAIDCRETFIKDVWQREAEGSTGFENHIAIPHGKSSAVINTTLAIGRTRQDIPWETLDGSSVRCIILFAVRLEDQNTTHIRLLSQVAGALADDDIIEQLLVETSPQKIIDLFSQYAQSDVF
- a CDS encoding PTS fructose transporter subunit IIB; this translates as MNIVCVAACTAGIAHTYIAREKLIKGAKALGHTIKVETQGTIGTENELQAADISAADVVILAVDVKIKGEERFTNKRIVRVKTEIVIKSPVQFLEKVEKSLGNK
- a CDS encoding PTS fructose transporter subunit IIC, which encodes MKENKIPVSQEIKKHLLTGISWMIPLIVAAGICIALGQVLGGTDVGEKTGTIPWMLNQIGGWGMGLIVPLISAAIAYSIADRPGFAPGLIVGFLCGQIHTGFIGGMLGGFLVGYTILLLKRYIRLPQSMQGLMPIMVLPVLSTIIGGLLMMTLIGKPIAWLQEALIHLLESMQGGSRFLMGAILGAMATFDFGGPVNKTMSLFSDGLLVSGVYGPEAVKFVGSIIPPFGITLSFLLTRHKYTRAEREALKAAFPMGICMITEGVIPIAARDLLRVVGSCVVASAVAGGLIMVWGVESPVPHGGMFVVPLFTHPLLFCLALGIGTVICGVMLSLWKKPVTERDEEFDELSDQKLKDEEITFTLE
- a CDS encoding class II fructose-bisphosphate aldolase, which produces MFADMKSMVMKAWHEHYALLAINCMNLESAHAAIRVAEKNRAPIILNLYQGHLAHFPAPVAAAVVKTLAESASVPVALALDHGKNPDCIRQAFRAGFSGLMIDASAFPLEENVRQTRAVVELAASAQLCVEGELGHLADAPRYDQAANADLMTQPTDVEPFIAQTGIDLLAVSVGTAHGMYAPGVVPAIDFQRLAEISRCSSVPLALHGGSGTPFDQLQLCTTLGVAKINVGAAIFERGKSALLHTLCHDISIELVDALKAMELAFEEAITPYLQASGSIGKA